One window of Thermocoleostomius sinensis A174 genomic DNA carries:
- a CDS encoding DUF427 domain-containing protein produces MPKATWNGAVLAESDRCEVVEGNNYFPPEDIKSEYFKPSDTHTTCPWKGVASYYTVEVNGQVNKDAAWYYPEAKQAAKNIEGYVAFWRGVKVEA; encoded by the coding sequence ATGCCGAAAGCAACGTGGAATGGCGCGGTATTGGCTGAAAGCGATCGCTGTGAAGTCGTAGAAGGAAATAATTACTTTCCTCCAGAGGACATTAAGTCTGAGTATTTCAAACCTAGTGATACGCATACTACCTGTCCGTGGAAAGGAGTTGCCAGCTATTACACTGTGGAAGTAAACGGGCAAGTCAACAAAGATGCCGCTTGGTATTATCCGGAAGCCAAGCAAGCGGCTAAGAATATTGAAGGCTATGTTGCTTTTTGGCGCGGTGTGAAGGTTGAAGCCTAG
- a CDS encoding AMP-dependent synthetase/ligase translates to MTRSAANKSEAIYGHVQSLPEVWAIAAQRFATITAVHDPHSKPEVRFTYAELYQQMQQFAAGLQALGMQSHAADPYPPRVGLVADNSPRWMIADQGIMQSGAVDVVRGAQADVDELLFILQDSGSIGLVVENRALLQKLRPGLSNLPIQFVVLMTDEAPPADETLTILNFSQLLELGTKSTLQPVQQTRAQLATLMYTSGTSGRPKGVMLSHGNLISQVLGPPHVVQPEAGGRVLSILPIWHAYERAFEYFIFSCGCTQIYTNIRHVKKDIKDFKPNYMVGVPRLWESIYEGIQKQFREQPPSKQKLVKFFLGTSQRYIEARRIVQSLDLDNLNPSPVEKAVAAIQMVILWPIHQLGDRLVYHKVREGMGGHIKFVVSGGGSIADHLEDFFEIVGIEILGGYGLTETSPIINVRRPWRNVRGADGEPIPGVEIRIADPETKQPLPPGQKGLVLIRGPQVMQGYYQNPTATAKAIDREGWFDSGDLGMVTTANDLVITGRAKDTIVLTNGENIEPQPIEDACIRSPYIDQIMLVGQDQRMLGALIVPNLDALQQWAASQNLQLALPTESSSNHEQSPSPGQQRITLESKVVQDLIRKELTREVQNRPGYRPDDRIGPFRLLSEPFSMENGLLTQTLKIRRAVVMDRYRDMIDEMFM, encoded by the coding sequence ATGACCCGATCGGCGGCTAACAAAAGTGAAGCTATTTATGGTCATGTACAGTCGTTACCAGAAGTATGGGCGATCGCCGCGCAACGCTTCGCAACCATTACAGCTGTGCATGACCCCCATTCCAAGCCAGAAGTTCGGTTCACCTATGCCGAGCTATACCAGCAGATGCAGCAGTTTGCCGCCGGGTTACAGGCACTTGGTATGCAGTCCCATGCCGCCGATCCATACCCTCCCCGCGTTGGACTAGTGGCCGACAATAGCCCCCGTTGGATGATTGCCGATCAGGGCATTATGCAATCTGGTGCGGTGGATGTGGTGCGAGGCGCACAAGCCGATGTAGACGAACTGTTGTTTATTCTGCAAGACAGCGGTTCGATCGGGCTAGTCGTTGAAAATCGGGCGCTATTGCAAAAACTACGGCCCGGTCTAAGCAATCTGCCCATCCAATTTGTGGTATTAATGACCGATGAAGCACCACCCGCCGATGAGACCCTGACAATCCTCAACTTTTCGCAACTGCTAGAACTGGGTACAAAATCAACACTACAGCCTGTTCAACAAACCCGCGCTCAATTGGCGACACTGATGTATACCTCTGGCACATCGGGGCGACCCAAAGGCGTGATGCTGAGCCACGGCAACCTGATTTCGCAAGTACTAGGTCCGCCGCATGTCGTACAACCCGAAGCAGGCGGACGGGTGCTGAGCATTCTTCCGATTTGGCACGCCTATGAACGGGCTTTTGAATATTTCATCTTTTCCTGTGGCTGCACACAAATCTACACCAACATTCGCCATGTCAAGAAAGATATTAAAGACTTTAAGCCCAACTACATGGTAGGTGTACCGCGCCTGTGGGAATCGATCTACGAAGGTATTCAGAAACAATTTCGTGAGCAACCGCCCAGTAAGCAGAAACTAGTCAAGTTTTTCTTAGGCACAAGCCAGCGCTACATTGAAGCCCGACGCATTGTGCAATCGCTGGATTTGGACAATCTCAATCCATCTCCTGTAGAAAAAGCCGTCGCCGCTATCCAAATGGTGATCCTATGGCCAATTCATCAATTGGGCGATCGTTTGGTGTACCACAAAGTGCGAGAAGGCATGGGCGGACACATCAAGTTTGTAGTCAGCGGGGGCGGCTCGATCGCCGATCACTTGGAAGATTTCTTTGAAATTGTAGGGATTGAAATTCTGGGCGGCTATGGACTCACAGAAACCTCCCCTATCATCAATGTGCGTCGTCCCTGGCGCAATGTGCGCGGAGCCGATGGCGAACCGATCCCCGGTGTCGAAATTCGCATTGCCGATCCAGAAACCAAACAACCCTTACCCCCCGGACAAAAGGGACTAGTGTTAATTCGAGGGCCACAGGTGATGCAGGGCTATTACCAAAATCCCACGGCTACTGCAAAGGCAATCGATCGCGAAGGCTGGTTTGATTCCGGTGACTTGGGTATGGTCACGACCGCTAATGATTTAGTGATCACCGGACGCGCTAAGGATACGATCGTGCTCACCAACGGCGAGAACATTGAACCACAGCCGATCGAAGATGCCTGTATTCGCAGCCCCTATATTGACCAGATCATGCTGGTAGGGCAAGACCAGCGAATGTTGGGGGCCTTGATTGTGCCTAACCTAGATGCGTTACAACAATGGGCCGCTTCGCAAAACCTTCAGCTAGCACTGCCTACCGAATCTTCATCGAATCATGAACAATCTCCTTCCCCTGGGCAGCAACGCATTACTTTAGAGAGCAAAGTAGTGCAAGATCTAATTCGAAAAGAATTGACGC